TGACACTAGTAAAATTTAACAACAGAAACAGATTATTCCCATGGAATAATGGCGGATTGAGAAATCTCTTAAATTATGACCCTTTTATTAACGACGATTTATTGGAAGATGACAGTTTCATGCCAGCAATGAACGTTAAGGAACACGATAACGAGTTTGAAATTGAATTTGCAGCCCCAGGATTTTCAAAAAAAGATTTTGATGTAAGCATTGATGGTGACATGCTTCATGTTAGTGGTGAAAAAAAGATGGAAAAAGAGGAAAAAGATGATGGCTACACTCGCAAAGAGTTTAGTTATAACTCTTTTAATAGATCCTTAAAATTACCTGCAAACGTTAATGCCGATAAAAAAGTGAAAGCTAGTTACAACGATGGTATCTTAAAATTAAATCTTCTTAAAAAAGAAGAATCCAAAACCACAGCTAAAAAGAAAATTGAAATTCTTTAAGTCTTCTAATTAAATCTTTGAACTCATCTTGACTTTTTGTTTTTAACCGAAAATGATATAAAATTTATACAGATGAGGCACTTTTTGAAAGGCATAGCATGGCTACGTATAAAAAAGTAACGAAATATGGATAAATTTCAGCCATTCCTGCCTGCCGGCAGGCAGGTTTTAGGAAACAGAAAAAGTCAAGATAAGTTCTTTAAATCTAATTAAGGCAGAAAGTGATTTGAAGAATCACTTTCTGCCTTGTTAAAAAAAATGTCATGAATACACATCTTAAAACAAAGCATGTGGAATGGCTCAATGCAGAAGAAATGCATAAGCATACACAAGATTGGTTATCTGAATTAGAATTTGTAAAAGACGAACATATCTTCTTTGAAGATTTAGTAAAAACACATACCCTTCAAATAATTGATACCAAAAAATTCTCCAAATACCAAGAAATTATAGAAACTATAAAACACTTTGAAAAAAGAAACAATTCTCTTATAAAAGCTATTAAAGTGCATGGCAATGCGCTTAAAATAATGGTAGATGATGTTAATCAGCCAAAAGAGGAGAAGGTTTATAAAAAAGAACATGAAAATCTTATTATTCAGGTAAGCGAATTTTTAAAAGATTACCAATCATTAAAATCCCAGCTTTTTACAGAGGTTAAAAATATACTCAAAAAAGAAAAGCAACAGCGTTTACTTAAAAAATGATAAAAACCCAAATTATGAAACACCCATGAGAATGGGATTCACATACACGAGAATGATTGTTAAGGGTGCTCCATCTGACAATATAGTGCATGACAAAAATCCAAATATATTCAGATGCCAGTCTGAGCCCGGTCGAAGACATTGGAAATATTGTTTTTGATAGCATTTCGACTTTAGCTTATCTTGAGCCTAGTCGAAAGTCTCAATGTGACACGCTTCAATTTTTGTCTTGTACTAAAATCTGACAATTAAAAAAATAAATAAGCAGATGAAATTATTAATTTCTACAATTTCTACCATATTATTTTTATCATTATTTGGTTGTTCCCTAGAACTTGTGGATTCTTGGAAAAATCCAGACATAGCAACCTACTTTCCTACCAAAGTATTAATAATTGGCATGACCTCAAATACGAATGCAAGACAACAATTTGAAAATCAATTAAAGAAGAAATTTGAATTAAGAGGATCGGAAGCAATTACAAGTATGGTCTTCCTTGATTCATCTGTGATGACCGATAAAATAAACGGAGCTCAGATGGACGATTTGGAGACTAAGTTGTTAGGTGAGGGGTTTGACACCATTTTGTTAACAAAAATAATTGGTGTGGATCATAAGATTAGGTACAAACAAGATTATGATGGATTTGATTCAACCTATAAAAAGTTCAAGGAAGACTATCTTATGTGTCAAGATATTTACTATAACCCAGATTATTACGAGAATTACAAACTATACCATACTGAAACTAGCATGTATTGTATTTGCCCTACCAAAGAAAGGGATCTGATATGGAAAGGATACATTGATATAACTGACCCGAAGAACGTGGAAGAAATTATTAATGAATATATTAACCTTGTCGTTCTTGCTCTTGAGGAAGAACAGTTAATAACACCTTTAAAACCAGAAGAACTATTGGATAATGCTATTTGATTAAGGTGTTTTGTAATGTATGCTTATATGACTTTGTTATAACAACATATTGCGGACTTAACAACATATAGCATTATTTCTTTTTTTTAGTTCGTGATGTTTTAAAACCAATCAAGGGTCTTGATGCTTGGTCTTTTCTTTCCAATTCTTCTTCCAACTTTTTATATCTGCTTATATCCTTAATGGTAACAACTACCGCGGCTATGTGATTTTCATTATCAAGTATAGGCCTTCCGCTTAACAAAACCCTCCGCATTTCATTGGTTTTTTTATTTTGTAGTAATACATCTATATCATCGGTGATCTCACCAGCCAAAGCAAGTTCAGCAGGAAGGTTTTGAACTGGAAATATTTTCTCTCCATTTGGATAAAGCACTTTAAAATGATTAGAAAAATCGACGGAAATCTTGGAGTCGTCTTCTATGCCAAAAAGCTCATTCGCTACATCGTTGGCCAATAGAACCTGTTTGCTGGTATTTGCGACTAGTACACCATCACTGATATTCTCTAGGATCATATTCAGTTTTTGCTGACTTTCATATAACTCATTCATCATTTTTTCATCTTCTTCTTTGAGTTTTAAATTCTCAGTAATGTCTCTAACAATTGCATATAGCATTCCTGTACTGGTATCTGCGGTAGCATGCCAGGATAACCATTTAATGGTACCATCTTTACATATCCACCGGTTTTTGAAATTTATTAGATCTGTTCCTTTTTCTAGTTTTTCAATGGCCTGCTCAGTTATTGTTATGTCCTCAGGGACAATATAAGTAGCAAACGGTTTATTTAAAAGCTCCTCATTGCTATATCCTAAAAGCTTACTTAATGATGGATTTATTTTTAAGAATCTGTCTTTGGAAGCTATGACCAAACTATCGATGGACATATTAAAAAAAGTATCTGCAGCCTTTTGGGATTCCATAATAGCCTTTCTTTGGGTGATGTCTGTGGAAATAGTTCCAATAGCATACATTCTGTTTGAGGCATCAAACAAAGGGAACTTTACAGACAAATAGGTGTGTGGGCCATCAGATTGCTCAAAAACTTCTTCTATTTGAATTTCTTTTCCTGCTTTTACAGCATCTAAATCGGCATTAAAATATCTGTCTGCAGTTTCTTTTGGAAGGATATCATGGTTTGTTCTACCTATTAAACTTTTCTCTGAAGATTCTAAAATCGATTGATACTTCTCATTTACCAATATATATTCGCCATTTATTTTTTTTACCGAAATAGCGTTGGTCGTATTGTTAATTATTGATTGTAATAATTTTTGGTTTTTAAGAAGTTCTTCTTCAGATTGTCTTTTTGCTTTGAGCTGTGCTTTTAGAATAAAAAAAACGGTGGTTAACATTCCCAAGGTGAGAATTACTAATGCTAATGACACCCAATGCCACAATCTATTGGTAGTAAAGTCCATCTGTTTCCAGTAGATAATACCAAGTGCTATAACCACAATACTATTTATGATATAGCCGTACAGATTTTTTCTTTCCAATGAGACTTTCATTTAAACCACTTTTTGAAGTGGTTTAAATTTTTTCTAATTGGCTAAAAAATCGTCCTTTTTTACCCACTCTAGGTCTTTTTTTCTTTCCGTACGATGCTATGCAACTCAAAAAAGACTTCAATTGAGTAAAATTGCCATTGCGCTGGCTGGCCCGTTCGCTAAAATAACCCACTGGGTTATTTTTTCACGCTCCGTCCTGCTTCAATCGAAAAAGTTTAAACCACTTCGTATAAAGTACTAATGTATTGAACTTCAGGAATGGGCAAAATGATATTTATCATTTTAATCAAGAGGAATTCATTTTATATTTATAGGTATGTAACCAAAAACCAGATGTGGACGCAATACTTAAAAATCAAAAGTATAAAACTTAAACAGTCTCTAAGTCTATTGCAAATGCATCAAAAAGAAGTCATGAGCGATGAGTATGTTACATATGGAGATGATGAGCACTAGAAACGATGGAAAAATAATAATAAAGTAACAATTTACTTTTAAAAACTTTAAACCTAAAAAAGCAAACAATCATGGATCATTATTACGGACATTTCTTTGGAATGCATTTTATATGGTGGATTATATGGATCATTCTAGTAATCTGGATTTTTGCAACACCATACGACATTCCATACCAAAAAACAAAAAGGGAGAGCCCATTGGATATTTTAAAAAAGCGTTTTGCGAAAGGAGAAATCACTAAAGAGGATTATGAAGACGCCAAGAAAACCTTAAAATCTGAAGATTAAATAAAAACCAATGAAATCATAGTCTCTCATATGTAGTAGTTCTCTAAGATACAATTTTTCAGGATTTATATTGATAATGCTAATATTCAGTACATAGAAGTTCCGTAGCATGGGGCATAAGATTAAAATTCATATCATAATCATAAAAAGTTTTAATATACTACTATAATATAACGTTATTATTTATTTGATAACATATTTACAGATTATTACGAGTCTAAAAATATCAAGTAAAGGTTGTTCAATTTAAATCGAAATTTATGAAAACAACGACTTCTTTTAAAAATATAGATATTCCAGTACTTAATGTCCAATTAAAAGGAAGATTAAGGATTGCTGATAACCAAAAAGGAATGGTAATTTTTTCACACGGCAGTGGCAGTGGCAGATTAAGCAGTAGAAATAATTACGTAGCCGAACATCTTCAAGTTGGAGGATTCTCTTCTTTACTTTTCGATTTATTAACCGAAAAGGAGGATTTGATTTATGAAAATCGATTTGACATCCATTTACTTTCACAACGCTTGGCAAAGGCTACCCAATGGTTGCTGGAATATGAAGAATTAACAGATGTGCCCGTTGGATATTTTGGAGCCAGCACAGGCGCCGCTTCAGCTCTTTATGCAGCAGCACAATTGGAAGATAAAATTAGAACCATTGTTTCTCGAGGAGGTAGACCTGACTTAGCAATGCCTGTATTGCATAAAATAAAAGCGCCAACACTTTTAATTGTTGGAGGTGATGATGATGTGGTAATTCAGCTAAATAAAAAAGCATACGTTGAACTTGGAGGCATTAAAAAGATTGAAATTATCGAAGGTGCTTCTCATTTATTTGGAGAACCTGGAAAATTGGAAGAAGTCGCAGATCTGTCAACAAAATGGTTTAATAAGTACTTAAAAAAGTAAAACAATGTATCAGGATAGAAATGAAGCTGGCAAATTACTGGCTGCTAAATTGGAAAAATACAATAAAACGGATACTATTATATTGGCCATACCTAGAGGTGGAATCCCATTGGGGTTCATTATAAGTGAAAAATTAAACCTGCCTTTGGAAGCTGTTTTGTCTAAAAAAATCGGACACCCTTTACATAAGGAATATGCTATTGGGGCAGTAACCTTAAAAAGCCGTATTTTAAGTGATACCGCGGCAGACATATCGTCTTTCTATATCGAAGAAGAAACAATAAGAATCAGAAACGCACTTAATAAACGCTATAATGATTATTATGGAGATCGAAAACCATTGCAATTAAAAGGGAAGACTTTAATTATTGTAGATGATGGTATTGCAACTGGAAATACCATGTTATCCATTATTAAAATGCTTCATGATGAAAAGCCGAGCAAAATTGTAGTGGCTATTCCTGTGGCTCCAGGTGATACCATAAAAAAGTTACAGGCCTCACCTTATGTTGATGAAGTAATATGTCCTCTAGTTCCAGATTATTTTCAGTCAGTAGGGCAGTTTTATCAAAATTTTTATCAAGTTGATGATACAGAGGTGAAACAACTATTAAAAAAAGCACTTAAAACATCTTCAAGTTAATGTTTGAGTTCACTTATTAAACAGTGTTTGCCTTCGAATAAATATCTAATAAGTAAATCATAAAAGTGGCGTAATTATTATTGAAATAAAAAGGCCCTAACAAAAGTGCTTTGTTAGGGTTTTACAATAAACCAGATTATTACTAATAAGTAACTTCAAGTTCATTGTCTACTTCGTAAACACCCGGTGCTAGATATGCAGCTCTACGGACTTCTTCTTTTTCTGTCCATGAATGCACTTTTCCACGTAATTTCACCTTATGACCATCCACAATAACATTAATGTTTTGTGCTTCAATTTCGGCAGAACGCTCCAATGCTTTTTTGATTTTCTCTTTAACTTGGTAAGGTTCAATACTTTGTTTTAAGGTAATGGAATTACTAACCCCCCTGACGCCAAGAAGATTCTCAACGGCGCTTTTAGCAGCATCTTTTTGGTACTCCCATTTTACTTCTCCAGATAAATAAATCCACCCATTGTCTACTTTAATCTGGACTTTATCATCTGGCACAGAATAATTCCATTTTAAGGCATCAGCAGCAGCTTTTGCGATTTCCTTATCCGATTTTTTGTACTCAGTACCGTATTTTACTTCAATATCTTCTGCAACGGCTCGGACTCCTTTTACAGATTTAGCGGCTTTTTCCGCTGCTATTTTTTTTGCATAACTGTCTACCGTACCAGTTAGGGTAACAACACCTTTTTCTACGGTTACACCAATTTCAGTTTCATCAATAGCTGGCTGCCATGCCAATTCATCGAGTACATCATTTCTAATTTCTACATCTGTTTTCATTTTTAAATAGATTTATAAATAATAGTTTGCTGTATTAAATATACAATTGAAGCAATTATTTGAGAATGATATATATCAGTTTCGTAAAGTAAATTATCGCTTTTATTTTGTTTAAAATACTGATTTTTAGGCAGCCATGTTTAAAGCAACTGATAAATATCATTTTGTTTTCCTGAATTTTTGTGGAATTTTATTATGTGGCTGCAATCATGGAATTTACCTCAGTTTAAAGGAGGATGTACTATCTCTAGCCATAAGTTTAATATTGATGGATTGCAATAATCAGGTGTAACAAAAAAGGAGGTAAAATCAATTAATTTTAGGTATAAAAACTAGTTTTAAGGAGGTGTTTAACAAGAAGTAAATGAGCCAAGTAAAACATTATGAAACGCCCATGAGAAGCATTTACACATACGAGGATGATTATTAAGGGTGTTCCATCTAACGAAGTTAAAATAATAAATATAAACAGATGAAAACTAAAAAATCAAATCCAAAGATCAAGTTATTATTAGGAACAGGATTAGATACTTTACATTTTGAAAGTCAAGAATGGCTTGAAACCATTGCCTTTTGGAAAGATGAAGCACGTTTTTTTGAGGATCTTTTAAAAAAGAAAGAATTAAAAGAGAAAAGTCAAAATGAGTACACTAAATTGTTACAGGAATTGGATAAAATACATGCCGATCTCTTTAGTGATATAGAGGATTCAATCATGAAACACGAGCGTTTACTTTCTAGAATAGAAAAAGGTGAAAAAGGCCTGTCGGATGGAAACTATAGAGAAGAACACGGTGCTTTAAAGGAAAGAATGTATAGATTTGATAAGGATTTTCGTATGTTTAAAAAGATTGTCTTTGATTATGTGAAAAAATCTTGATACAAAAAACTACAATTTTGATAGCTATATAATATAGCAAACGCTATTCATAATTTCCGAAACAAATTACGGACATTATCTAAGGCCTTTATTCTTTAAATTAGTTACATACTCAACCAAAAGCCAATGATTTCAGTAGAAAATTTCAATATCAAAGGGCTTTCAGATAGTCAAGTACTTCAATCAAGGATAAAATTTGGCATTAACCGCACAAATTTCAAGAAGGAAAATGAGTTTATAAAGGCTTTAAAAAGTTTATTGAAAGAACCCATGGTGATTTTGCTGTTGGTTACGGCCACTATCTATTTTATCACTGGCAATATAGGTGATGGCATTTTTCTATCGGTTGCCATTGTTTTAGTGTCCACAATCTCCTTGTATCAGGATTCCAAAAGTCGTATCGCATTAGAGAAATTAAAAGATCTTACCAAACCACATAGTAAAGTCATTAGGAATGGTGAAGTTATCGATATCAAAAGTGAAGATATTGTTATTGGAGATGCTTTGATTGTGGAAGAAGGCCATTCCATATCGGCAGATGGTGCCATCATCCATTCCAATGACTTTTCGGTCAACGAATCGCTTCTAACAGGTGAATCATTAGCAGTTTATAAGGATAAAGACAAAGCAGACCATTTTGTGTATCAAGGCACCTCTGTGGCTAGTGGATTGGGTATAGTCACTGTTACCGCAATAGGTGAAAAGACCCAATTAGGTAAAATAGGAAAGAGTATTGAAAGTATAGAAGAAGAAAAAACACCCATCGAAATTCAAATCCAGAATTTTGTTAAAAAGATGGTTATTGCTGGTGTGGTCGTTTTTATTGGAGTATGGCTTCTCAATTATTTTCGGACTTATGATTTTTTGGACAGTTTATTGAAATCCTTGACGTTGGCAATGAGCATTTTGCCGGAAGAAATTCCCATTGCTTTTACCACATTCATGGCTTTAGGCACTTGGAGATTATTAAAAATGGGCATCATTGTCAAACAGATGAAAACCGTTGAAACTCTCGGAAGTGCCACCACAATTTGCGTTGATAAAACAGGGACCATTACCAAAAATGAAATGAGTCTTGTTAAAATCTATTCCTTAAAATCGAACACAGTTTCCGATGCTGATTCGTCAGCATTTAAAGCGGATGAAAAAGAACTTATAGCACTCGCCATGTGGGCAAGTGAGCCTATACCATTTGATGCCATGGAAATTTCCTTGCACAAGGCCTATTCCAAAATAGTTCATGAAGATGAACGTCCAAGATATAAAATGGTTCATGAATACCCTTTGGGGGGAACGCCTCCCATGATGACCCATATTTTTGAGAACGAAAGCGGTAAGCGTATCATTGCGGCAAAAGGCGCCCCCGAAGCCATCATGAAAGTATCCAATCTTTCAGAAAATGAAAAGAAACAAATCAACCAAACCATTGGTAATTTAGCGTCCCATGGTTATCGTTTACTGGCAGTAGGGGCCTCTGATTTTTCCGGAAATGATTTCCCACGGAATCAACAAGATTTCAAATTTAACTTCAAAGGAATTGTTGCCTTCTATGATCCGCCCAAACCCAATATCCAATCAGTTTTTGAAGCTTTTGATAACGCTGGAATTAAAGTAAAAATAATCACTGGTGATAATGAGGATACTGCGCTTGCCATAGCAAAACAAATACATTTTAAAAATGATGACAAACGGATTTCAGGAAGAGAATTAATTAACTTGTCAGACATTGAATTGCAATCCGCATCCACAGATAATTTTTTGTTTACCAGAATGTTTCCAGACGCAAAATTAAAAATCATCAATGCTTTAAAAGCCCAAAAAGAAATTATAGCTATGACTGGTGATGGTATTAATGATGCCCCTGCTTTAAAATCAGCTCATATTGGTATTGCCATGGGTAATAGAGGCACGGAGATTGCAAAACAGGCAGCTTCCATTATTTTATTGGAAGATGATTTATCAAAAATGCTTGATGCCGTTGCTATGGGGCGCAAAATTTATGCAAATCTCAAAAAAGCGATTCAATACATTATCTCCATTCACATCCCCATTATCCTAACTGTTTTCATTCCTTTAGCATTAGGATGGGTGTATCCCAATATTTTTTCACCAGTACATGTTATTTTGTTGGAATTGATAATGGGACCCACATGTTCCATCATTTATGAAAATGAACCCATGGAACAGAACATAATGGTACAAAAACCACGTCCTTTTACACGTACTTTTTTCAATTTCAGGGAACTCACAACAAGTATTTTTCAAGGATTGATGATTACGGTCGGTATTTTACTTATATATCAATATGCAGTTCATAGCCACTACGGAGAATCATTGACCAGAACCATGGTTTTTTTAACACTTATTGTCTCAAATATCACACTCACATTGGTCAATCGTTCCTTCTATTATTCCGTTATTACCACGTTGGGTTATAAAAACAAATTAGTACCACTTATAATAAGCATCACAATTGTAATAACGGCATTATTTATTTTTGTTGAACCTTTTATTGGATTTTTAAAATTTGAAAGACTCTCCTTGACCCAAACGTTTTTGAGCATTTTTACAGGGTTTTTGTTCGTTATTTGGTATGAAATCCTAAAATGGAATGAAAGAAGGCAACATATATTTGAAGAGAAGTCTATCATTAAAATTTTGAATTAAAAAGTATTTAGGCTATTCTTATAGCGTTTAAACTACTTCATCATTTTCAAAACATCGTCGATATGTGATTTACTGGCAAGATTGGTGCCTTCATTCATGGTTGTGGCGACTCCACATGCAACGCCCCATTTTAAAATGTCCTGTACCGAAAAAACATTTTTAATCCCATAGATCAATCCTGCTACCATACTATCACCTGCGCCGATAGTACTTTTTACTGATACGGAAGGTGTGGACTGGTAAACAACACCCTCTTTGGATGCCATAAAGGCGCCTCTTGCACCTAAAGAAACGGCGACATATTGAGCTTTACCGGATTTTACCACATCTAAAGCAAAGGCCTCTTGTTCGGTGCTTGATAAAAATTCCTTGTCTGCCAATTGTGCCAATTCTCTTTGATTTGGTTTTACTAAAAATATCGGCTCTTTAAGAGCCTCTGTGAGTGCTGGTCCAGAAGTGTCAATAACAATTTTTATGTTTTTCGGAGACACTTGTTTAATTAATGTCGCATAAAAATCTGTTGCTACGTTTTCAGGTAGGCTTCCACTTAATACAAGGATGTCATTATTTTTAAGGCATTTATCCAGTGTCGATTTTATTTCAGTGAGTTCCACATCTTGCAATCCGTTACTCGGCATCCCAAAACGATATTGTAAATTACTCTTTGTATCCACTATGGATAGGTTTTCCCTCGTCCATGATTTTATCGCAATACTTTCTGGCGTAATGCCTTCTTTTAAAAGTAATTCGTGAAGATATTTACCTGTATCGCCGCCAGAAGTAAATATACAATGTACTTTTTCATCAAGCCTATTGAGCATTCTAGAGACGTTAATGCCACCACCCCCAGGTTGATATACTATGGAGTGGCATTTGAGTTTCTGGGTAGGTACAAGACTATCTACTTTGGCACTTTTATCCAAAGCGGGATGTATGGTAAGGGTTATAATATTCATAAGTATCACTTTCAGGATTAAGATTGTTTTAAAATACTTCCAATATAGTTGTAAATTTTTAATTTGTATTCGAAAAAATCCTTAAGGAATTTCTCAAAATGAACTTTTAATGACTCATGATTGCTTAAATATACCGCATCACAGGACAAGTCATCACACTCCATCATACCACGCATTTTAATGTCGTGACCATCAATGATTTCCTTGAGGTTTTTCAATGCCTTTGTTTCAGTTTTGATCTGGTTTTTGAAAGTATTTAAGATTTCAAAAACAGTGTCGTGGGTTGTTTCAAATGCATTGGAATTAAGTAATTTGTTGATGAAAATGATTTCTGTTTCAGTATATTCAACCATTGATTTCCACCACAATACGTCGCGATGGCATTTTAGTAAAGTGTCTTCCGGTGTGTTGTCTGAATTATTCATATCATATTAATTTTGAGCATAGTTATACATTTCCATAAATGGGAACGATAAAGTTTCCATTTAAAAAAGATTGTGGATCTATATTACTTTGCAATAAGACGCCTTTTAATGTCGATTCCAGTAATAATTGAGCTGATTGAATTAAAGGAACCGCCGTTGTTGTTTGAATGGCCCGTAATTGATACTTGCCTATTTTTTGAGGGAGAATTTGCTTTGCTACTTCTCGTCTCCGCAAAGTACCCTTAGCGTCTTTACCCTGCACTGCTGCATATATGATGATTTGGTCCTCCTCAATATGTGGAATCTGCTTTTCCATAATGAGTTGTA
This genomic window from Mariniflexile sp. TRM1-10 contains:
- a CDS encoding Hsp20/alpha crystallin family protein; the protein is MTLVKFNNRNRLFPWNNGGLRNLLNYDPFINDDLLEDDSFMPAMNVKEHDNEFEIEFAAPGFSKKDFDVSIDGDMLHVSGEKKMEKEEKDDGYTRKEFSYNSFNRSLKLPANVNADKKVKASYNDGILKLNLLKKEESKTTAKKKIEIL
- a CDS encoding PAS domain-containing protein; amino-acid sequence: MKVSLERKNLYGYIINSIVVIALGIIYWKQMDFTTNRLWHWVSLALVILTLGMLTTVFFILKAQLKAKRQSEEELLKNQKLLQSIINNTTNAISVKKINGEYILVNEKYQSILESSEKSLIGRTNHDILPKETADRYFNADLDAVKAGKEIQIEEVFEQSDGPHTYLSVKFPLFDASNRMYAIGTISTDITQRKAIMESQKAADTFFNMSIDSLVIASKDRFLKINPSLSKLLGYSNEELLNKPFATYIVPEDITITEQAIEKLEKGTDLINFKNRWICKDGTIKWLSWHATADTSTGMLYAIVRDITENLKLKEEDEKMMNELYESQQKLNMILENISDGVLVANTSKQVLLANDVANELFGIEDDSKISVDFSNHFKVLYPNGEKIFPVQNLPAELALAGEITDDIDVLLQNKKTNEMRRVLLSGRPILDNENHIAAVVVTIKDISRYKKLEEELERKDQASRPLIGFKTSRTKKKK
- a CDS encoding SHOCT domain-containing protein, encoding MDHYYGHFFGMHFIWWIIWIILVIWIFATPYDIPYQKTKRESPLDILKKRFAKGEITKEDYEDAKKTLKSED
- a CDS encoding dienelactone hydrolase family protein translates to MKTTTSFKNIDIPVLNVQLKGRLRIADNQKGMVIFSHGSGSGRLSSRNNYVAEHLQVGGFSSLLFDLLTEKEDLIYENRFDIHLLSQRLAKATQWLLEYEELTDVPVGYFGASTGAASALYAAAQLEDKIRTIVSRGGRPDLAMPVLHKIKAPTLLIVGGDDDVVIQLNKKAYVELGGIKKIEIIEGASHLFGEPGKLEEVADLSTKWFNKYLKK
- a CDS encoding phosphoribosyltransferase — its product is MYQDRNEAGKLLAAKLEKYNKTDTIILAIPRGGIPLGFIISEKLNLPLEAVLSKKIGHPLHKEYAIGAVTLKSRILSDTAADISSFYIEEETIRIRNALNKRYNDYYGDRKPLQLKGKTLIIVDDGIATGNTMLSIIKMLHDEKPSKIVVAIPVAPGDTIKKLQASPYVDEVICPLVPDYFQSVGQFYQNFYQVDDTEVKQLLKKALKTSSS
- a CDS encoding BON domain-containing protein; amino-acid sequence: MKTDVEIRNDVLDELAWQPAIDETEIGVTVEKGVVTLTGTVDSYAKKIAAEKAAKSVKGVRAVAEDIEVKYGTEYKKSDKEIAKAAADALKWNYSVPDDKVQIKVDNGWIYLSGEVKWEYQKDAAKSAVENLLGVRGVSNSITLKQSIEPYQVKEKIKKALERSAEIEAQNINVIVDGHKVKLRGKVHSWTEKEEVRRAAYLAPGVYEVDNELEVTY
- a CDS encoding cation-translocating P-type ATPase, with product MISVENFNIKGLSDSQVLQSRIKFGINRTNFKKENEFIKALKSLLKEPMVILLLVTATIYFITGNIGDGIFLSVAIVLVSTISLYQDSKSRIALEKLKDLTKPHSKVIRNGEVIDIKSEDIVIGDALIVEEGHSISADGAIIHSNDFSVNESLLTGESLAVYKDKDKADHFVYQGTSVASGLGIVTVTAIGEKTQLGKIGKSIESIEEEKTPIEIQIQNFVKKMVIAGVVVFIGVWLLNYFRTYDFLDSLLKSLTLAMSILPEEIPIAFTTFMALGTWRLLKMGIIVKQMKTVETLGSATTICVDKTGTITKNEMSLVKIYSLKSNTVSDADSSAFKADEKELIALAMWASEPIPFDAMEISLHKAYSKIVHEDERPRYKMVHEYPLGGTPPMMTHIFENESGKRIIAAKGAPEAIMKVSNLSENEKKQINQTIGNLASHGYRLLAVGASDFSGNDFPRNQQDFKFNFKGIVAFYDPPKPNIQSVFEAFDNAGIKVKIITGDNEDTALAIAKQIHFKNDDKRISGRELINLSDIELQSASTDNFLFTRMFPDAKLKIINALKAQKEIIAMTGDGINDAPALKSAHIGIAMGNRGTEIAKQAASIILLEDDLSKMLDAVAMGRKIYANLKKAIQYIISIHIPIILTVFIPLALGWVYPNIFSPVHVILLELIMGPTCSIIYENEPMEQNIMVQKPRPFTRTFFNFRELTTSIFQGLMITVGILLIYQYAVHSHYGESLTRTMVFLTLIVSNITLTLVNRSFYYSVITTLGYKNKLVPLIISITIVITALFIFVEPFIGFLKFERLSLTQTFLSIFTGFLFVIWYEILKWNERRQHIFEEKSIIKILN
- a CDS encoding 1-phosphofructokinase family hexose kinase is translated as MNIITLTIHPALDKSAKVDSLVPTQKLKCHSIVYQPGGGGINVSRMLNRLDEKVHCIFTSGGDTGKYLHELLLKEGITPESIAIKSWTRENLSIVDTKSNLQYRFGMPSNGLQDVELTEIKSTLDKCLKNNDILVLSGSLPENVATDFYATLIKQVSPKNIKIVIDTSGPALTEALKEPIFLVKPNQRELAQLADKEFLSSTEQEAFALDVVKSGKAQYVAVSLGARGAFMASKEGVVYQSTPSVSVKSTIGAGDSMVAGLIYGIKNVFSVQDILKWGVACGVATTMNEGTNLASKSHIDDVLKMMK